CAGCGGAGCGGGCGCGCGGTAGGGGCGGGAGAGCGGGGCGCGCGCGCCCAGCAGGCCGCGCAGGCGCGACAGTTCGGCGCGCAGGGTCACGGGGGACACCGACTCGTCCTCGTACAGCTCGACCGCCAGCTCTTCGCCCGACAGCCCTTCCGGGCGGTGCGCCAGCAGCGCCATGATCTCGCTGTGCCGCCTGCCCAACCGCACCGTCCTCCCCCCGGTGACCAGCAGCGCCTCGTCGCGCCCCAGCGCGGTGAGGGTGTCCGCGGCGGCCGCCGGAACGGGGTCGAGCAGCGCCAGCTGCGCCTCCGCCGCCCGGGCCACGGCCTGGACGAACGCCAGCGAGTGCGGGTGCGCGAGCCAGTCCCCGCCGGTGATGTCCACGGCCCCCAGCACCCGGCCCGTGCGCGGGTCCCGAACCGGCGCCGCCGCGCACGTCCACGGGTGCACCCGGCGGCTGAAGTGCTCCGCACCGAAGACCTGTACGGGCCCGCCCGTCGCTACGGCCGTACCGGGGGCGTTGGTGCCCATCGCCGTCTCCGCCCAACGCGCGCCCGGGACGAACCCGAGCCGCTCCGCCCGGCGCAGCGTGCCCGGCTCGCCCTCCACCCAGAGCAGGCTGCCGCGCGCGTCGCACACCGCCAGCAGGTGCGCGCCGTGCGCGGCGAAGGCCCCGACGAGGTCCCGGAACACCGGCATCACCCGGGCCAGCGGGTGCTCCTCGCGGTACGGGCGCAGCTCCGCCTCCCCGAGCTCCACCCCGGGCGCGCACTCCGGACTCACCCGGGCCCGGGCGCACCGCCGCCAGGACTTCGCGATCACCGCCCGGACCGGCGCCTCGACCCGCCCGTCCCGGGCGAACGCCTCGTGTGCCCGGCGCAGTTCGCTCGTGCGCCGGGCGGGATCGGCCCCGCCCGGCAGTGCCACCGACGGATCGCCCACGTCACCCTCCCGTGCTGCCTCGCTACCCGGAGCGCCCCATCGTCGTCCCCCGCCAGGGCCCCGGCAAGCGGTACGGCGCCACGGCGCGGGGACGGGACCGGGAGCCGGGGCCGGGAGCGCTCCGCCCTAGGCCGTCTCTTTCGGATCTTGCCGGGCCCGCGGCGTCTGGTGCCGTGCCTGGCCGCACTGCCGGGGCGACCACGTACGTCCCGTACGCGAGCGCCCCGGCAGCACGCCCAGGCACGGCACCAGACGCCGCGGGCTCGGCCGACAAGATCCGAAAGAGACGGCCTAGCGGCTCTCCCCGGTGCCCCCCGCCGCCCCGACGGAGCCGGGCGCGGCACCCGGCTCCGTCCCGGCGGCCGGCTCCAGTGCCGTCAGCGCCGAGCCCGGGTCCGGGGCCGACGCGCCCGCCGGGAGCCACCGGCCCGCCTCGCGGCGGTAGGGCCACCAGCGCCCCTCCCGGCCCAGTCGGAGCTGGCGTCCGGTGTCCGCCGCGGTCCAGCGGGCCCGCACCCGGCGCAGCACCGGTGCCTCGCCGTCCGCCCAGGCCGCGGCGAGTGCCGCCCGGGCCCGGGCCAGCGTCGCGCGGTCCGGCGTCCAGTCGTCCTCCAGCGCCGCCAGGGAGGGTGCCCCGCCGAAGCCCCAGGCCCGTACGGCCGGTTCCATCGCGGCCCGGTCCCTGTCGAGAGCCGCCGCCAGACGGGAGCGGACCCGAAGGTGCCCGGCCTCGGCCACCAGGCGTACGGTGTCCTCGGCCTGGGTGAGCGGAGCCGACGGGGCCCGCTCCGCGTGGCCCGGAGCCAGGGCCCGCGCCAGCAGCCGGTGGGCCTCGGCCGCGGCCGCCTGCGCGAGGAACTCCACCGCGTCGACGTCGAGTCCGGCCGGCTCGGTGTCCGTGTCCAGCGAGGGCGGCTGCCCCGGCGCCGCGGGCAGCGCCGGGGGCGGGGGCAGCGGCGCCCCGGCCGCGCGCGCCGCGAAGGCCTCCGCCGCCGGCACCCCGGCAGGGGTCCCGCCCTGCGGGGACTGCGCCCCGGCGGCCCCGGATCCGGCCTCCGCTGTGCTGCGCCGCTCC
Above is a window of Streptomyces subrutilus DNA encoding:
- a CDS encoding SWF or SNF family helicase yields the protein MSTREPYEETFPALAPTPPGRGFAHTWWGHSWLRALEDSALDGEQVRRGRRYARTGAVGAVSVRPGGLTAVVRDRDGTAHRTDVLVQEFTDAQWDRLLGLAAAEAGHIAALLDREVPPELAEDAAVAGVELLPGIGDLEPRCDCGEWDHCPHSAALCYQVARLLDQDPFVLLLLRGRAEADLVEELERRSTAEAGSGAAGAQSPQGGTPAGVPAAEAFAARAAGAPLPPPPALPAAPGQPPSLDTDTEPAGLDVDAVEFLAQAAAAEAHRLLARALAPGHAERAPSAPLTQAEDTVRLVAEAGHLRVRSRLAAALDRDRAAMEPAVRAWGFGGAPSLAALEDDWTPDRATLARARAALAAAWADGEAPVLRRVRARWTAADTGRQLRLGREGRWWPYRREAGRWLPAGASAPDPGSALTALEPAAGTEPGAAPGSVGAAGGTGESR
- a CDS encoding GAF domain-containing protein, producing MGDPSVALPGGADPARRTSELRRAHEAFARDGRVEAPVRAVIAKSWRRCARARVSPECAPGVELGEAELRPYREEHPLARVMPVFRDLVGAFAAHGAHLLAVCDARGSLLWVEGEPGTLRRAERLGFVPGARWAETAMGTNAPGTAVATGGPVQVFGAEHFSRRVHPWTCAAAPVRDPRTGRVLGAVDITGGDWLAHPHSLAFVQAVARAAEAQLALLDPVPAAAADTLTALGRDEALLVTGGRTVRLGRRHSEIMALLAHRPEGLSGEELAVELYEDESVSPVTLRAELSRLRGLLGARAPLSRPYRAPAPLEADFTAVSRHLAGGAVCAALRRYAGPLLPGSTAPGIVRLRRRIEDQARAAVVARGDAGLLTDWVCSAWGADDRDAWRALAAALPSARRPAALARLRALDLELGAGADAGAGPHPGRRRGGVGAEPAGRGRATYPQPARS